One region of Paralichthys olivaceus isolate ysfri-2021 chromosome 12, ASM2471397v2, whole genome shotgun sequence genomic DNA includes:
- the fam98b gene encoding protein FAM98B: MECDILDSLEQLGYDGPLLEEEALLRSAEGGLSSQEYVELCRWLASRLQSLCGLEETITSGPDDMDGLQVELSGLLKELHCPYEEAVSGILKGAVRNTKDHLKFLLFLSSELQTAQIVRSRQVSDKHQDGNPVSQHVSAICETLKLPEPRGADAEGIFSQIQNTVDKLIKDLPNGSIGSPVLNQSLSTEQWAKLHGINTVLCSEYECRRRMLIKRLDVTIQSFGWSDRAKVKVDNMARAYQPKRHSLRPQSDVDMSKLLAAREDICNVVKTSSGSSRDKTTCAVNKVRMGRVPDRGGRPSEIEAPPPEMPPWKERQVGGGGWGGRGGREGGGGGWGHGGRGGGGWRGSGWNHGGHGGKRGRY; encoded by the exons atgGAGTGCGACATTCTGGACTCGCTGGAGCAGCTGGG GTATGACGGGcccctgctggaggaggaggcgctGCTCCGGTCCGCAGAGGGAGGCCTGTCCTCGCAGGAGTATGTGGAGCTGTGCCGGTGGTTAGCATCCAGGCTGCAGTCGCTGTGTGGGCTGGAGGAGACAATCACATCCGGTCCAG ACGACATGGACGGCCTCCAGGTTGAGCTGAGCGGTTTGCTGAAGGAGTTGCACTGTCCCTACGAAGAAGCCGTGTCGGGGATTCTCAAGGGCGCCGTGCGAAACACGAAAGATCATCTCAAGTTTTTGT TGTTTCTCAGCTCCGAGCTTCAGACCGCTCAGATTGTGAGGAGCAGACAAGTCTCAGATAAACATCAGGATGGGAATCCGGTGTCTCAGCACGTTTCAGCAATCTGTGAGACGCTGAAGCTGCCAGAGCCCAGAGGAGCAGACGCAGAGGGAATCTTCTCCCAAATACAAAACACG GTTGATAAACTTATTAAAGATCTTCCAAATGGCTCCATTGGAAGTCCAGTTCTGAACCAGTCTCTGAGCACTGAACAGTGG GCGAAGTTGCACGGCATCAACACGGTCCTGTGTTCAGAGTACGAGTGTCGGCGCAGGATGCTGATTAAGCGACTCGACGTCACAATTCAGTCGTTCGGATGGTCAGACAGAGCTAAG GTGAAGGTGGACAACATGGCGAGGGCCTATCAGCCTAAGAGACACTCTCTGAGGCCACAGTCCGATGTGGACATGTCCAAGCTGCTGGCTGCCAGAGAGGACATCTGCAATGTGGTGAAGACGAGCAGCGGCTCCAGCAGAGACAAAACCACTTGTGCCGTCAACAAG gTCCGGATGGGCCGAGTGCCAGACCGAGGAGGACGTCCCTCAGAGATCGAAGCCCCACCTCCCGAGATGCCACCCTGGAAGGAAAGACAAGTTGGCGGAGGAGGCTGGGGAGGACGTGGTGGcagagaaggtggaggaggaggctggggacacggaggaagaggtggaggtggtTGGAGAGGCAGTGGATGGAACCATGGAGGTcatggagggaagagaggacGGTACTAG
- the ptpn21 gene encoding tyrosine-protein phosphatase non-receptor type 21 isoform X2, with protein sequence MPLPFGLKLKRTRRYTVSSKSCLVTRIQQLNGEFVEFTLSVESTGQECLEAVAQRLELREITYFSLWYFNKQNLQRWIDLEKPLKKQLDKYGLEPTVYFGVVFYIPSVIQLQQEITRYQYYLQLKKDVLEGRIQCLLEQAVRLASLAVQADFGDFNRYDSQEFLQKFVLFPIDSIQDERVLEEATQKVALLYQSFRGLSAPEAEMLYMQEVEKMEGYGQESYQAKDSTGTDVTIGSCLDGIFVKHKNGRPLLLFRWNEINNMSHNRSFFALELANREESVQFQTEDMETSKYVCRMCLARLKFYKINKSSLQTQPTVVNPVRRRSSTRISLPKPQAYMMPPPQMHYNGHFTEPYTSSQDNLYMNSQNGYYYHSQTSLDCPPLEYSSGGRLRNGSVYSAHSTSSLTNPQHYLQPSPMSSNPSITSDITRPDYVPSHRHSALIPPSYRATPDYETVMRQKNRGVGGGMVLSQEHRQSHSMRNLNIGNSYAYSRPDPLVYSQPEIRGEHGGAAQHYHYPFHLGSSFHSPSPYPYPTERRPVVGAVSVPELTNVQLQQAQEYPAPNIMRTQVYRPPPPYPYAHPRPANSTPDLSRHLYVSSSNPDLIITRRVHHSVQTFQEDSLPVAHSLQEVSEPLFSGPPHRHPYQAQKRNSIEIAGLAHSLEGMRVKERTVSSSAAEAATPPPVLCGGRSQGSQLNVFLERTKTEDRGNIKEDVQYGHKKSLSDATMLVHSSGEEEEFEDDSGRHTPLSQDAIAAIVPEQQAPQQHHSLTSLSSLPLQQQTPMEPPPAYPIGSSLDPSVTGSLTYKVHPLIQESEPLYLLSELRQPRIMPSVSEGDLSGQAKQKTKTDFKKRPVSDVPPGKKTVEGLPPAGMKKGARSEVKKMGPLKVAKLNGLSVSRQPMFDETKDDPERASNDERCKLLEQHMDRGELLKEYEKIPKRPGGEYSVAQLPESGDKNRFQDVLPYDSNRVELVPTKENNTGYINASHIRITVAGQEWSYIASQGPMSNTCQDFWQMVWEQGVSIIGMVTAEEESGREKSFRYWPRLGTRHNTVTYGRFKITTRFRTESGCYATTGLKIKHLLTGQERTVWHLQYTDWPDHGCPEDFKGFLTYLEEIQSVRRHTNSISDPKNTNLPVLVHCSAGVGRTGVVILSEIMIACLEHNEPLNVPEILWKLRTQRMMMVQTLSQYNFIYKVLIQYLRNSRLI encoded by the exons ATGCCCTTGCCATTTGGCCTAAAACTCAAAAGGACCAGAAGGTATACGGTTTCAAGCAAGAGCTGTCTTGTCACTCGGATCCAGCAGCTCAATGGAGAGTTTGTTGAGTTTACACTTTCAGTGGAGAGCACTGGGCAGGAATGTTTGGAGGCAGTTGCCCAGAGACTCGAGTTAAGAGAG ATAACATACTTCAGTCTGTGGTACTTCAACAAGCAAAACCTGCAGAGATGGATTGACTTGGAGAAACCGCTGAAAAAGCAGCTGGACAAGTATGGGCTGGAGCCCACTGTTTATTTTGGAGTCGTGTTTTACATACCGAGCGTCATCCAGCTGCAACAGGAGATCACAAG ATATCAGTATTACCTACAGCTGAAGAAGGATGTTCTGGAGGGCAGGATCCAATGCTTGCTCGAACAAGCTGTACGTTTAGCAAGCCTGGCAGTGCAAG CTGACTTTGGAGACTTCAATCGATATGACTCCCAGGAGTTTCTCCAGAAGTTTGTGCTATTCCCCATT GACTCAATTCAGGATGAGCGAGTGCTGGAAGAAGCCACTCAGAAAGTGGCTCTGCTTTATCAGTCCTTCAG GGGTTTGTCTGCACCAGAGGCAGAGATGTTGTACATGCAGGAGGTGGAGAAAATGGAGGGCTATGGCCAGGAGAGCTATCAAGCCAAG GACAGCACAGGCACAGATGTCACCATTGGATCTTGCCTTGACGGCATCTTTGTCAAGCACAAAAACGGAAGGCCGCTTCTTTTATTCAG GTGGAATGAAATTAACAACATGAGTCACAACAGGTCCTTCTTTGCTCTGGAGCTCGCcaacagagaggagagtgtTCAGTTCCAGACT GAAGACATGGAAACCTCCAAATATGTTTGCCGGATGTGTCTGGCCAGACTCAAGTTTTATAAGATTAACAAGAGTAGCCT CCAAACCCAGCCCACAGTTGTTAACCCAGTTCGACGGAGATCCTCGACTAGAATCTCTCTG CCAAAGCCTCAGGCTTACATGATGCCACCTCCCCAAATGCACTACAATGGCCATTTCACAGAGCCTTACACATCATCACAAG ACAACCTGTACATGAACAGTCAGAATGGTTACTACTACCACTCTCAGACCAGCCTGGACTGCCCTCCTCTGGAATACAGCAGTGGAGGGCGTTTACGTAACGGCAGCGTCTACAGCGCCCACAGCACCAGCTCTCTAACCAATCCTCAACACTACCTTCAACCCTCACCCATGTCCTCCAATCCCTCCATCACCAGTGATATCACCAGGCCAGACTACGTCCCCTCTCATCGCCACAGCGCTCTCATCCCGCCTTCCTACCGTGCCACCCCGGATTACGAGACAGTGATGCGTCAGAAGAACCGAGGAGTTGGAGGAGGGATGGTTTTGTCTCAAGAGCATCGGCAGAGCCACTCAATGAGGAACCTAAACATTGGAAACTCGTACGCCTACAGCAGACCAGACCCTCTAGTTTACAGCCAGCCAGAGATAAGGGGGGAGCATGGTGGAGCAGCCCAACACTACCATTATCCTTTCCATCTGGGCTCCAGCTTTCACAGCCCCTCTCCATATCCCTACCCTACTGAGAGGAGGCCTGTAGTGGGGGCGGTCAGTGTCCCAGAGCTCACTAATGTCCAGTTACAACAAGCCCAGGAGTATCCAGCTCCCAACATCATGAGAACACAAGTGTACCGACCACCTCCCCCCTACCCATATGCCCACCCTCGGCCTGCAAACAGCACGCCTGACCTGTCGCGTCACCTGtatgtcagcagcagcaacccGGACCTCATCATCACGAGGCGTGTGCACCACTCAGTCCAGACTTTCCAGGAGGACAGTCTGCCTGTTGCTCACTCTTTGCAGGAGGTGTCAGAGCCTCTTTTCAGCGGACCCCCACACAGACACCCGTACCAAGCTCAGAAGCGTAATTCCATAGAGATCGCTGGATTGGCTCATAGTCTCGAGGGGATGAGGGTCAAAGAACGGACTGTGTCTTCCTCGGCAGCTGAAGCTGCTACGCCCCCTCCAGTCTTGTGTGGTGGTCGCTCTCAGGGATCCCAGCTCAATGTGTTCTTAGAGCGTACAAAGACAGAGGACAGGGGCAACATTAAGGAGGACGTGCAGTATGGACACAAGAAGTCCCTTTCAGATGCCACCATGCTGGTTCACAGCAgcggtgaagaagaggagtttGAGGATGACAGCGGCCGTCACACTCCACTTTCTCAGGACGCAATCGCAGCCattgttcctgagcagcaggcGCCCCAACAGCATCACAGCCTCacatctctttcctctctgccGCTTCAGCAACAGACTCCCATGGAGCCTCCTCCTGCGTATCCGATAGGCTCCTCCCTCGACCCCTCCGTAACTGGCTCCTTGACGTACAAGGTTCACCCCCTGATCCAGGAGAGCGAGCCTCTATACCTGCTGTCGGAATTACGACAGCCCAGGATCATGCCCTCGGTTTCAGAGGGAGACCTGAGTGGTCAGGCCAAGCAGAAGACTAAAACAGACTTCAAGAAGAGGCCTGTGTCTGATGTGCCTCCTGGGAAGAAAACCGTGGAAGGTTTACCCCCTGCG GGCATGAAGAAAGGAGCGAGGTCAGAGGTGAAGAAGATGGGCCCGCTGAAGGTGGCGAAGCTCAACGGCCTGTCGGTGTCCAGGCAGCCGATGTTTGACGAGACCAAGGACGACCCAGAACGAGCCTCCAATGACGAGAGG tgtaaattGCTGGAGCAGCACATGGACAGGGGCGAGCTGTTGAAAGAATACGAGAAAATCCCAAAGCGTCCAGGAGGCGAATACAGCGTCGCCCAGCTGCCTGAGAGCGGAGACAAGAACCGCTTCCAGGACGTCCTGCCTTACGACAGCAACCGAGTGGAGCTGGTTCCCACTAAAGAGAACAACACGGGGTACATCAATGCTTCACATATCAGA ATAACAGTCGCTGGACAGGAATGGAGCTACATCGCGTCGCAGGGTCCCATGTCGAACACGTGTCAGGACTTCTGGCAGATGGTGTGGGAGCAGGGCGTCTCCATCATCGGAATGGTCACCGCTGAGGAG GAGAGCGGCCGAGAAAAGAGCTTCCGGTACTGGCCGCGGCTGGGCACGCGACACAACACGGTGACGTACGGCCGCTTCAAAATCACCACCCGCTTCCGCACCGAGTCCGGCTGCTACGCCACCACGGGGCTTAAGATCAAACACCTCCTGACGGGCCAAGAGAGGACCGTCTGGCACCTGCAGTACACTGACTGGCCCGATCACGGCTGTCCTGAGGACTTCAAAGGTTTTCTCA CATACCTGGAGGAGATCCAGTCTGTGAGGAGACACACCAACAGCATCAGTGACCCAAAGAACACAAACCTACCTGTACTGGTCCACTGCAGCGCCGGAGTGGGACGCACTGGAGTGGTCATCCTGTCTGAGATCATGATCGCCTGTCTGGAGCACAACGAG CCCCTGAACGTCCCCGAGATCTTGTGGAAGCTGCGCActcagaggatgatgatggttcAGACTCTGTCTCAGTACAACTTCATCTACAAGGTCCTCATCCAGTACCTCCGCAACTCTCGGCTGATCTGA
- the ptpn21 gene encoding tyrosine-protein phosphatase non-receptor type 21 isoform X1, producing MPLPFGLKLKRTRRYTVSSKSCLVTRIQQLNGEFVEFTLSVESTGQECLEAVAQRLELREITYFSLWYFNKQNLQRWIDLEKPLKKQLDKYGLEPTVYFGVVFYIPSVIQLQQEITRYQYYLQLKKDVLEGRIQCLLEQAVRLASLAVQADFGDFNRYDSQEFLQKFVLFPIDSIQDERVLEEATQKVALLYQSFRGLSAPEAEMLYMQEVEKMEGYGQESYQAKDSTGTDVTIGSCLDGIFVKHKNGRPLLLFRWNEINNMSHNRSFFALELANREESVQFQTEDMETSKYVCRMCLARLKFYKINKSSLEECDPLPSEGSQKSILTLSFPRFPMLSRPSLPSNKGQTQPTVVNPVRRRSSTRISLPKPQAYMMPPPQMHYNGHFTEPYTSSQDNLYMNSQNGYYYHSQTSLDCPPLEYSSGGRLRNGSVYSAHSTSSLTNPQHYLQPSPMSSNPSITSDITRPDYVPSHRHSALIPPSYRATPDYETVMRQKNRGVGGGMVLSQEHRQSHSMRNLNIGNSYAYSRPDPLVYSQPEIRGEHGGAAQHYHYPFHLGSSFHSPSPYPYPTERRPVVGAVSVPELTNVQLQQAQEYPAPNIMRTQVYRPPPPYPYAHPRPANSTPDLSRHLYVSSSNPDLIITRRVHHSVQTFQEDSLPVAHSLQEVSEPLFSGPPHRHPYQAQKRNSIEIAGLAHSLEGMRVKERTVSSSAAEAATPPPVLCGGRSQGSQLNVFLERTKTEDRGNIKEDVQYGHKKSLSDATMLVHSSGEEEEFEDDSGRHTPLSQDAIAAIVPEQQAPQQHHSLTSLSSLPLQQQTPMEPPPAYPIGSSLDPSVTGSLTYKVHPLIQESEPLYLLSELRQPRIMPSVSEGDLSGQAKQKTKTDFKKRPVSDVPPGKKTVEGLPPAGMKKGARSEVKKMGPLKVAKLNGLSVSRQPMFDETKDDPERASNDERCKLLEQHMDRGELLKEYEKIPKRPGGEYSVAQLPESGDKNRFQDVLPYDSNRVELVPTKENNTGYINASHIRITVAGQEWSYIASQGPMSNTCQDFWQMVWEQGVSIIGMVTAEEESGREKSFRYWPRLGTRHNTVTYGRFKITTRFRTESGCYATTGLKIKHLLTGQERTVWHLQYTDWPDHGCPEDFKGFLTYLEEIQSVRRHTNSISDPKNTNLPVLVHCSAGVGRTGVVILSEIMIACLEHNEPLNVPEILWKLRTQRMMMVQTLSQYNFIYKVLIQYLRNSRLI from the exons ATGCCCTTGCCATTTGGCCTAAAACTCAAAAGGACCAGAAGGTATACGGTTTCAAGCAAGAGCTGTCTTGTCACTCGGATCCAGCAGCTCAATGGAGAGTTTGTTGAGTTTACACTTTCAGTGGAGAGCACTGGGCAGGAATGTTTGGAGGCAGTTGCCCAGAGACTCGAGTTAAGAGAG ATAACATACTTCAGTCTGTGGTACTTCAACAAGCAAAACCTGCAGAGATGGATTGACTTGGAGAAACCGCTGAAAAAGCAGCTGGACAAGTATGGGCTGGAGCCCACTGTTTATTTTGGAGTCGTGTTTTACATACCGAGCGTCATCCAGCTGCAACAGGAGATCACAAG ATATCAGTATTACCTACAGCTGAAGAAGGATGTTCTGGAGGGCAGGATCCAATGCTTGCTCGAACAAGCTGTACGTTTAGCAAGCCTGGCAGTGCAAG CTGACTTTGGAGACTTCAATCGATATGACTCCCAGGAGTTTCTCCAGAAGTTTGTGCTATTCCCCATT GACTCAATTCAGGATGAGCGAGTGCTGGAAGAAGCCACTCAGAAAGTGGCTCTGCTTTATCAGTCCTTCAG GGGTTTGTCTGCACCAGAGGCAGAGATGTTGTACATGCAGGAGGTGGAGAAAATGGAGGGCTATGGCCAGGAGAGCTATCAAGCCAAG GACAGCACAGGCACAGATGTCACCATTGGATCTTGCCTTGACGGCATCTTTGTCAAGCACAAAAACGGAAGGCCGCTTCTTTTATTCAG GTGGAATGAAATTAACAACATGAGTCACAACAGGTCCTTCTTTGCTCTGGAGCTCGCcaacagagaggagagtgtTCAGTTCCAGACT GAAGACATGGAAACCTCCAAATATGTTTGCCGGATGTGTCTGGCCAGACTCAAGTTTTATAAGATTAACAAGAGTAGCCT aGAGGAGTGTGACCCCCTGCCTTCTGAGGGCTCCCAGAAGTCCATCCTCACTCTATCTTTTCCTCGCTTTCCAATGCTCTCTCGTCCCTCTCTGCCTTCTAATAAGGG CCAAACCCAGCCCACAGTTGTTAACCCAGTTCGACGGAGATCCTCGACTAGAATCTCTCTG CCAAAGCCTCAGGCTTACATGATGCCACCTCCCCAAATGCACTACAATGGCCATTTCACAGAGCCTTACACATCATCACAAG ACAACCTGTACATGAACAGTCAGAATGGTTACTACTACCACTCTCAGACCAGCCTGGACTGCCCTCCTCTGGAATACAGCAGTGGAGGGCGTTTACGTAACGGCAGCGTCTACAGCGCCCACAGCACCAGCTCTCTAACCAATCCTCAACACTACCTTCAACCCTCACCCATGTCCTCCAATCCCTCCATCACCAGTGATATCACCAGGCCAGACTACGTCCCCTCTCATCGCCACAGCGCTCTCATCCCGCCTTCCTACCGTGCCACCCCGGATTACGAGACAGTGATGCGTCAGAAGAACCGAGGAGTTGGAGGAGGGATGGTTTTGTCTCAAGAGCATCGGCAGAGCCACTCAATGAGGAACCTAAACATTGGAAACTCGTACGCCTACAGCAGACCAGACCCTCTAGTTTACAGCCAGCCAGAGATAAGGGGGGAGCATGGTGGAGCAGCCCAACACTACCATTATCCTTTCCATCTGGGCTCCAGCTTTCACAGCCCCTCTCCATATCCCTACCCTACTGAGAGGAGGCCTGTAGTGGGGGCGGTCAGTGTCCCAGAGCTCACTAATGTCCAGTTACAACAAGCCCAGGAGTATCCAGCTCCCAACATCATGAGAACACAAGTGTACCGACCACCTCCCCCCTACCCATATGCCCACCCTCGGCCTGCAAACAGCACGCCTGACCTGTCGCGTCACCTGtatgtcagcagcagcaacccGGACCTCATCATCACGAGGCGTGTGCACCACTCAGTCCAGACTTTCCAGGAGGACAGTCTGCCTGTTGCTCACTCTTTGCAGGAGGTGTCAGAGCCTCTTTTCAGCGGACCCCCACACAGACACCCGTACCAAGCTCAGAAGCGTAATTCCATAGAGATCGCTGGATTGGCTCATAGTCTCGAGGGGATGAGGGTCAAAGAACGGACTGTGTCTTCCTCGGCAGCTGAAGCTGCTACGCCCCCTCCAGTCTTGTGTGGTGGTCGCTCTCAGGGATCCCAGCTCAATGTGTTCTTAGAGCGTACAAAGACAGAGGACAGGGGCAACATTAAGGAGGACGTGCAGTATGGACACAAGAAGTCCCTTTCAGATGCCACCATGCTGGTTCACAGCAgcggtgaagaagaggagtttGAGGATGACAGCGGCCGTCACACTCCACTTTCTCAGGACGCAATCGCAGCCattgttcctgagcagcaggcGCCCCAACAGCATCACAGCCTCacatctctttcctctctgccGCTTCAGCAACAGACTCCCATGGAGCCTCCTCCTGCGTATCCGATAGGCTCCTCCCTCGACCCCTCCGTAACTGGCTCCTTGACGTACAAGGTTCACCCCCTGATCCAGGAGAGCGAGCCTCTATACCTGCTGTCGGAATTACGACAGCCCAGGATCATGCCCTCGGTTTCAGAGGGAGACCTGAGTGGTCAGGCCAAGCAGAAGACTAAAACAGACTTCAAGAAGAGGCCTGTGTCTGATGTGCCTCCTGGGAAGAAAACCGTGGAAGGTTTACCCCCTGCG GGCATGAAGAAAGGAGCGAGGTCAGAGGTGAAGAAGATGGGCCCGCTGAAGGTGGCGAAGCTCAACGGCCTGTCGGTGTCCAGGCAGCCGATGTTTGACGAGACCAAGGACGACCCAGAACGAGCCTCCAATGACGAGAGG tgtaaattGCTGGAGCAGCACATGGACAGGGGCGAGCTGTTGAAAGAATACGAGAAAATCCCAAAGCGTCCAGGAGGCGAATACAGCGTCGCCCAGCTGCCTGAGAGCGGAGACAAGAACCGCTTCCAGGACGTCCTGCCTTACGACAGCAACCGAGTGGAGCTGGTTCCCACTAAAGAGAACAACACGGGGTACATCAATGCTTCACATATCAGA ATAACAGTCGCTGGACAGGAATGGAGCTACATCGCGTCGCAGGGTCCCATGTCGAACACGTGTCAGGACTTCTGGCAGATGGTGTGGGAGCAGGGCGTCTCCATCATCGGAATGGTCACCGCTGAGGAG GAGAGCGGCCGAGAAAAGAGCTTCCGGTACTGGCCGCGGCTGGGCACGCGACACAACACGGTGACGTACGGCCGCTTCAAAATCACCACCCGCTTCCGCACCGAGTCCGGCTGCTACGCCACCACGGGGCTTAAGATCAAACACCTCCTGACGGGCCAAGAGAGGACCGTCTGGCACCTGCAGTACACTGACTGGCCCGATCACGGCTGTCCTGAGGACTTCAAAGGTTTTCTCA CATACCTGGAGGAGATCCAGTCTGTGAGGAGACACACCAACAGCATCAGTGACCCAAAGAACACAAACCTACCTGTACTGGTCCACTGCAGCGCCGGAGTGGGACGCACTGGAGTGGTCATCCTGTCTGAGATCATGATCGCCTGTCTGGAGCACAACGAG CCCCTGAACGTCCCCGAGATCTTGTGGAAGCTGCGCActcagaggatgatgatggttcAGACTCTGTCTCAGTACAACTTCATCTACAAGGTCCTCATCCAGTACCTCCGCAACTCTCGGCTGATCTGA